The following are encoded together in the Cicer arietinum cultivar CDC Frontier isolate Library 1 chromosome 2, Cicar.CDCFrontier_v2.0, whole genome shotgun sequence genome:
- the LOC140919392 gene encoding uncharacterized protein, protein MGQMEENSYGWDVDVMSYTDISKVVKSLGYRDFKNLYYPHPKVALSRGLRPLNCDDDVLKFVKDVKGYEVIELYVDHLLATSIVVEEHINEAINYKSKGKKKSFDEEVVINLEDEYEDGSKDECVEVEDEIEIQDASDDYTEDDNDFEENWIWATVFPQEKVNEFRCNVGTYENVEILDPIMTTEFEVENDDSDILVTLEGSYNDETTRIKFPRFKMSEGDEVVMFELGMESLVRGAKMIVGKLRVSLRNIHVIGLLKIGRTKKREIEMIQGAASEQYSYLRSCVEELRRSNPNSTIIIQCDTNNNGLVLERIYVCLEACKVAFAYTCRPLIGLDACYLKVDHSGQLMDVVGKDENNQIIPIACVVVEVETRDS, encoded by the exons ATGGGTCAAATGGAAGAAAATAGTTATGGTTGGGATGTCGATGTCATGTCTTACACGGATATATCAAAAGTGGTTAAAAGTTTGGGGTATAGagattttaaaaacttatattatCCTCATCCTAAGGTAGCACTTAGTCGTGGATTGAGGCCGCTAAATTGCGATGATGATGtgttaaaatttgttaaagatGTTAAGGGATACGAAGTTATTGAACTCTATGTGGATCATCTACTTGCCACATCAATTGTAGTTGAGGAGCATATTAATGAGGCAATTAATTACAAGAGTAAGGGAAAAAAGAAATCATTTGACGAGGAAGTTGTTATTAACTTAGAAGATGAATATGAAGATGGCAGTAAAGATGAATGTGTTGAAGTTGAAGATGAAATTGAAATTCAAG ATGCTAGTGATGATTATACTGAAGATGATAACGATTTTGAGGAGAATTGGATTTGGGCTACTGTGTTTCCACAAGAAAAGGTTAATGAATTTCGTTGTAATGTTGGCACATATGAGAATGTTGAGATTTTGGATCCTATTATGACCACTGAGTTTGAAGTTGAAAATGATGATTCTGATATATTAGTTACACTTGAGGGAAGTTACAATGATGAGACAACTAGGATAAAGTTTCCAAGATTTAAAATGTCAGAGGGTGATGAAGTTGTTATGTTTGAGTTGGGCATGGAAA GTTTAGTAAGAGGAGCCAAAATGATTGTTGGCAAATTACGTGTTTCACTGAGGAACATACATGTCATAGGACTGCTTAAAATAGGAAG GACCAAGAAAAGAGAAATTGAAATGATACAAGGGGCTGCTAGTGAACAATACTCATATTTGAGGAGTTGTGTAGAGGAGTTGAGGAGGTCAAATCCAAATAGCACCATTATTATTCAGTGTGATACGAACAATAATGGTCTTGTCCTTGAAAGAATTTATGTGTGTCTTGAAGCATGTAAAGTTGCATTTGCTTATACATGCAGACCTTTAATTGGACTTGATGCGTGTTACTTGAAGGTTGACCATAGTGGTCAACTGATGGATGTTGTTGGGAAAGATGAGAATAATCAAATTATTCCAATTGCCTGTGTGGTGGTAGAAGTAGAGACTAGAGATTCATGA